Genomic segment of Meiothermus cerbereus DSM 11376:
CCCCGCGAAGGCCACTGCAATGCCCAGCCAGCCCCAGGCCGAAAGCCGCTCACGCAGAAAAAAGTACGACATCAGGGCCACGAACACCGGCCCCACCGCAATCAGGAGGGCCGCCGGGCCAGCTTTCACTGTGACCTGGCCAAAATTGAGGGCGGTGTGGTAGACCGTGATGCCCAGGAACCCAAGCCCAAAAATGCTGGGCCAGTCTTTGCGCTCGGGCAGGGGCATCCGCACCAGCAGGGCATACACCACCATTACTGCCGAGGCCACCAGAAAGCGCAGCAGGGTGAGGTGGCCTGGGCTGTAGTCCTGAAGCCCGGCCCGAATCCCGGCAAAAGCCGAGGCCCAGGGCAGGATGGTTAGAGCAATGGCGAGGAGGACTCGAGCTTCCACTAAAACAATCCCCTTTCGGGGCTTGCGCCCCATTAGGGGATGCTAGCATAGAGCGCTCTTCACAGATGTTGCCTCCCATCCGGGAGGCAGCTGTACTGCGCAGGACAAAGTAACCGAGTTATGGACAGCGCAATATTTTTGAGCGCTCTATATCAGCCCCAGAGCCTGGAAATCGCCCCCCAGCACCTGTCGCGGGTTGGCGGCAATCCACTGCAGGGCCGTGGCATAGACGTTGCGGAAGTCAGTCTGGTATTTAAGGGCGTTGAGCTCGAGGTTCTCCAGGTCTGGCTCGCTGCCGTAAAGCCCGCCCCTGATGCCACCACCCATCACCAGCATCAGGCCGCCTTCGCCGTGGTCGGTGCCAAAAGAGGCGTTTTCGGCGACCTGGCGACCAAATTCGCTGAAGACCATCACCATCACGTCCCTGTCCCGGCCAATGGCCCTCAGGTCGGCCCGAAAGGCCGCCATGGCCTGGGCCACATACCCCAGCAGCTCGGCCTGGCGCGGGGGCTGCCCGGCGTGGGTGTCCCAGCCCCCCAGGGTGGTGTAGTAGACGCTGCTGCCCAGCCCACCGGCAATCATGCGGGCGATGTCGGCCATGCTGCGGCCAAAGGCATTTTCGGGGTACTGGGCCTGGTTCTTGACCTGGCGTAGCTGGCCCACCTTGTCCAGGGCGCTGCGCAGCGAGAGCATGGCCTGGCGAACCTCTTCGGCGGTGCCGCTGCGAAGGCGCAGGGCTTCTTTGTTGAAGGCTTCCTCGAAGGGCCGGGGCAGCCGGATGCTGAAGGTGTCGATGCTGCTGATGGCCGGCGCACTGCGGCGTTCGCCCATCTGGGCCTGGGGGGTGGCCCCGCCCAGAAAGGTGTCGCAGAAGGGGTCGTCCTGCAGGTCGCCCCAGCGGCCCAGCCAGCCGGTTTCCTGGCGTTGGCTGGGGTCGGCGGTGTGCCAGATGGAGGTGGAGATAAAGTGGCTGCGGTTGGGGTTGGGGTAGCCCACCTGGGGAACGAGGGCCAGCTCCCCGTTGTTCCACATCTGCATCAGGGGCCTCAGTTCGGGGTGCAGGCCCAGGCGTTGCCCGTTCGCGCCGAGCTCGAGCACCTCTTCGCGCTTGATGGCGATGTTGGGGCGCAGGCGGTAGTACAGTTCGTTGCGGTAGGGCACCAGGGTGTTGAGCTGATCGTTGCCGCCGAACAGGTTGACCACCACCAGAATTTTGTCTTTGGACTGGGCCGCCAGGGCGGTTTTGGAGAGCAGCGAGGGTGCGCCCTGGCCCAGGGCCAGCGTCAGCAACGATTTCTGGATAAACTCGCGTCGGTTCATATAAACCTCACTCATGCCGCTATGCCTAAAGCAGTTGTGCCTCGGGCTTAACCAGGGCCAGCGCGCCGTCGGCGTGGTCCATAAACACCTCGAGGTCGAGCCGGGGCTCTCGGCCCGCGAAGCTCGCCAGCAGGTTGATGCGGGTCAGGAAGGGCGACTCGGCCAGCCAGGCCATACCGCCGTCCCATCCGGCCACGCTGGGCGGGTCGAAGGGAACCTGCCCCATGGCCGCCAACGACAGGTAGAGGGCCCTGCCCGAGCGTTCCTCAAAGCTCACTTTTTCCACCCCGGCGGCATACCACAGCCCCACCAGGTACTCCAGCGGGCTTTTGACCAGAGCGTTGCGGTACTCGGGGCTATAAAAGACCTCGCTGGTGAAGAGCCAGCGCAAAAAGCCACGGGTGCCCTCGGCGCGGAAGACCCGCGCCCCTTGCTGCACCAGGGCTTCGGGGGGCTCGGGGCACAGGTAAAAGCGCAGCAGCTTGCGGGCCACAAACTCGTAGGTTTTGGGGTGGGCAATCAGGATTTCCAGCACCTCGTCGCCGCTTTTGACGCGCTTGCCCAGGAAGGTTTTTTCGCCGGGGTCGTGCCAGTTGCGGTTGAAGACGTACTCGAAAGCCAGGTTGGCGCTGGCTTCACGGGGCCGCTGGTTGCCGGGCAGCCGCACGGTCCAGCCGGTAAAGGCCCGGGCGGCCTCCAGGATGTCCTGCTCGGTGTAATGGCCGGGGCCTACGGTATAGAGCTCTAAGAGCTCTCGTGCCCAGTTCTGGTTGGGGTGCTCCTTGCGGCTCTGGGCGTTGTTGAGGTACAAGAGCATTACCGGGTTTTTGGCGATGGCCTTAAGAAGTTCGCCATAGGGGCCATAACCCAGCTGCCGAAAGGTGGCAAACTGCTGCCAGAAGTCAATGCCCTGGGCCCCCATGGTCTCGCGAAACTCCGAGGTCAGGTGGCCGTGCCAGAACAACACCAGGCGCTCGGCGGCGGGGGTGGGGGTGGTGAGCCAGTGGTTGAGCCAGAGCTGGCTAATCTCGCGGTGCTGCTGGCCGCGTTCGTTGCGAGTAGCGGCGGTGCGGTAGCTGGGGGCTGGGGCAGGGTCGCGCAGCAGGAACTCTACGGCGGCCTCGAGGCCCATTTCGGCAAGCTGCTGGGCCTCTTCCTTGCGTCCTCGAGCAGCCGCGCGGCGCAGCAGGTGGATTGCGTTGGAAAAACTGAGGGGACGGGCCATATTGGACTCCTGGGTCTTGCCCCTCCAAGATAGCCGCCCAAGCTGAAGCCAGCCTTAAGCCAGGCTGAGGCAACCCACCCCGGATTCGACCGGCCTGAGGGCGGGGGCGTTGCTTTCGCTGGCTTTTTTGGCACAGGCCGGTGGTGGGGATGGTGAAACCTGCGGGCCTTGCACTTGTCAACCTGTAAAGGGTATTTTGGTTGACGTGTCCGCTTTGCTAGGCCACCTCCACGACCACTACCAGAGTGGCGAAGCGCTGGCTAAAGCCCTGGGGGTTAGCCGCACAGCGGTCTGGAAGCAGATTGCCGAGCTGCGCAAGGCCGGCTACCCGGTAGAAACCCAGCGGGGCCAGGGCTACCGTCTGGCCCCGGGCAGCCCCACGCCAGCGGCCCTCGAGGCCCTGCGAAGCGGTAGGTTCGGCGCATTTTATGCCTACCTGGGCACGGTGGACAGCACCCAGGAGGTGCTCAAAAACTGGGCCCTGGATGGCGCCGAAGAAGGCGCGGTGGTGCTGGCCGAGCGGCAGCTCAAAGGCCGTGGCCGCCGCGGGCGGGCCTGGGCCAGCGTGCCGGGCAAAAGCCTTACCTTCTCGCTTTTGCTGCGCCCTGCGCTGCCGCTGTCTGCGCTGCCCCTGCTGCCCCTGGCCGCGGGCCTGGCTTTGCGTGATGCCTGCGGGGTGGGGGGACTCAAATGGCCCAACGACCTGCTAAGCCCGGACGGACGTAAGCTGGCGGGGGTGCTTTTGGAGGCCCAGGTGAGCGGCGAGGAGGTGGCCTGGGTGCTCCTGGGCATCGGCCTCAATGTGCACCGGGGGGCCGCACCGCCTGGCGGCGCAGACCTGGAGGAGTTCGGCCCGGTTAGCCGCGTGCAGGTGCTGGCGCGGCTGCTGGCAAGCCTGGAGGCCCGCTACGCCCAGTTACGCAACCCCCAGGCGCTTCTGCAGGACTACCGGGCCAATAGCTACACCCTGGGGCAGCGGGTGCGGGTGGCCACGGCGCAGGGCGTGATAGAGGGCCAGGCCAGCGATATCGCCCCCGATGGTGCGCTGGTGGTGCAAAGCGAGGGCACAACCCACCACGTCGGGGCTGGCGATGTGGAGCTCGTTGGTTTTTTAGGAGGAAGCAGATGAACCCAACCCAAAGCCTACCGTACCTACCCCTTTCCAAGTCCCTTTTCCCGGCCCGAAGCTGGCAGCGCGACCTGCTGCTGGTGCTGGGGGGCAGCTTTTTGCTGGCGCTTTTGTCGCAGGCGGTCATTCCTTTGCAGCCGGTGCCCATCACCTTGCAGACCCTGGGGGTGCTCCTGGTGGGGGCTGCGCTGGGCAGCCGGCTGGGCTTTTTGGCGGTGGTGGCGTATCTCTTGGAGGGCCTGGTGCTGCCGGTGTTTGCCGGGGGGGCCACCTGGTTCCACCCGCGCATTCCCTTTACCGCGGGCTACCTGCTGGCCTTCCCCCTGGCGGCCTACCTGGTGGGCTACCTGGTCGAGCGCTACGGCACCGACCGCAGCGTGCTCAAGACCTTTGGGGCCATGTTGCTGGCCAGCCTGGTCATCTATGCCGTGGGCGTAACCTGGCTGGGCTTTGCGCTTTCGGGTGCGGGGCGCTATACCGGGGTCTGGGGGGTGTTGCAGGCCGGGATGGTGCCCTTCTTGCTGGGCGACTTTATCAAGGCCGCCATTGCCGCAGCTTTGCTGCCTGCCGCCTGGCGCCTGGTTCGCCGTTAGGCTCGAGGTTCTGTCCCTCCCCCCGCAGGGGGAGGGTTTTGCATGTGTTGCGTCTGATAAGAAATGTCTTTGATTTGTTCTTTTTGCTGGGGCCCCCACCTGAAGCTGTGCCAGGAGCTGCCCATGCATCTGGCGGGCTTTAACCTGCCCTAAACAGAAAGCATCAGGTGGGGTTCATATCATACCAGATTCGGTTAGTTCGTCACCGAACGGTGACGAACTAACCCGACCGAAGGGATACGCTTTCTTCGCCGAGCGCAGCGAGGGGTGTGCTCTAGGATTCAAAAAGATAGCCCCTTAATGTTTTTGTTTGAAGATTATCTTTTTGCATCCGGTATCAGATCACCTCGCGGAAACCAATGGCCTCGGCCCTGGCCTGTAGTTCGCGTTTCAGGAGGGCATGTTCGGGCTGGTCGAGGTAGGGGTCGGCCTCCAGAATGGCCTTGGCCAGAGCCCGGCTTTGCTCAATGATCTCCTGGTCGGAGGCCAGGTCGCCCAGCCGCAGGTCGGGCATGCCCGACTGGCGCAGCCCCCGCAACTCGCCGGGGCCGCGCAGCCGCAGGTCTTGCTCGGCGATGTAGAAGCCGTCGGTGGACTCCTCGATGACCCGCAGGCGCTCCATGGTGCGCTTGGAGGTCTCACCCGCAATCAGAATGCAGTAGGATTCCAGCCCGCCGCGCCCGACCCGCCCGCGCAACTGGTGGAGCTGGGCCAACCCGAAGCGCTCGGCGTTTTCGATAATCATGAGGGTGGCCTGGGGAATGTCTACCCCCACCTCGATCACCGTGGTGGAGACCAGCAGATCGAAGGCCCCCTGCTTAAAGCGCTCCATTACCGCGTCTTTTTCCTCGACCTTCATTTTTCCGTGCAGCAGGTCTATACGCACCTCGGGTAAGAGCACTTCCAGCTCCTCGCGCAGCCGGGTGGCAGCGGCCAGTTCGGCGGTGGCCTCCGACTCACCCTCTTCAATCATGGGCGTAACCACAAATACCTGGTGGCCCTTTTTGATCTCTTGCCGGGCAAAGGCATAGGCCTGGGTGCGGGTTTTCTGGGTGAGGATTTTGGTCTTGATGGGGGTGCGACCGGGGGGAAGCTCGTCGATCTGGGAGACCTCGAGGTCGCCGTACATGGTAAGGGCCAGTGAGCGGGGAATGGGCGTGGCCGACATCACCAGCACATCGGGCCGCTGGCCCAGCAGTCGGCGGCGCTGCAAGACGCCAAAGCGATGTTCCTCGTCAATCACCGCCAGGCCCAGGTCGCAAAACTCCACCCCATCCTGGATGAGGGCATGGGTGCCCACCACCACCTGGGTCTGGCCGCTTTTGAGCCGCTCCTGCACGCTTCGTTTTTCACTTGCGCTCATCGAGCCAACCAGCAGATCCAGCGAGACCCCCAGCGGGTAGAGGTAGCGGGTCAGGTTCTCGAAGTGCTGCTTGGCCAGAATCTCGGTGGGGGCCATCAGGGCCCCCTGGGCGCCGTTCTGGGCCGCCACATACAGCGCAGCGGCGGCCACGGCGGTCTTGCCCGAGCCCACATCGCCCTGCACCAGGCGGGCCATCTGGCGCTCGGACTGCATGTCGGCCAGGATTTCCGAGAGCACCCGTTCCTGGGCCCCGGTGAGCTTGAAGGGCAGGATCGAGCGGAAGCGCTCGACCATCTCAGGGCTGACCCGGAACATCCGCCCCAACAGCGCCGAACCCCCCGACTGCAGCATGACCTTAAGTTCCAGGAGCAAAAATTCGTCGAACTTAAGCCGGTAGAGGGCCTGCTCGAGCTTCTCCTCCGAGTCGGGAAAATGAACCTGGCGCAGGGCCTTATCCAGGGGCAGCAGGCTTTGTGGTAAATGCGCCAGGGGGTCGGGTATGGCCTGGAAAGCCTCCAGGGCCCGCCAGGCCGCCCGCCGCAAAAAAGCCTGTCCAATGCCCTCCCGCGAGGGGTAGACCGGTACGATGCGCCCGGTAGAGAGGGATTCCCCCCCTTCATCCTCAAAGTACTCAACCATCAGCGAGACGTTGCCCCCGCGCTTTTGCACCCGCCCCGAGAGCACCATACTGGCACCCTCGGGCATCTGCTTGAGCACCCAGGGCTGGTTGAACCAGATGCCCGTAAACTTCCAGCCCCACCCGTCCATAAAACGCACCTGCACAAGCTGGATTCCTTTTTTGGGGGTCTTGACCAGCTCGCGGCTCAGCACCTTGCCCACCAGGGTGGCCTTGGCGCCGTCCTCTACCTCGCGCACCCCTTGCAAGGTGCGGCGGTCTTCGTAGCGGCGGGGGTAGTAGTGCAGCAGGTCGCGCACCACCCGGATGCCCAGCTCGGCCAGCTTTTTTTTGCCGCCCGGCCCCAGGTTCAAAGCTTCGATGGGGGTGTCGAAGGAGAGGGCCTCCGGCACCGGACTTCGGCTACCGGGCGTGGCTTGCCGGGGCTCGGTGGGCTGAGATGGGTTCTGCACAACCCGATCGCCCAGCAGCTCGAGGGCCTTTTTCAGCTGTGCTTTACGCGCTTCGACATCCATCTGGCGATACCCTGCCAGTACCCGCCCCACCTCGGGGAAGGGCTGGCCCAGGTTCTGAATCAGCTTTTCCAGGCCCCCAGCCACCACCCGATCCTGGGCACCGTCGGCCAGTTCGCGCGCTATGGGGCGGATGAGGCGGGCTTTGAGTTCTTCGCGGGTCACGTGCTCCTCTTCTGTTGCTGGGTTTATTTTACCGAAGCCCATGGAGGGTTTTGTGGCTTTGGGCAGGCTACCGAATGGGGCAATGTCTAAAAGGTCATGGTTCGCAGCGGTCTAGCTCGTATACTTGGTGGGTATGGCCTTATCCCAAGTTGAAGTGTTGCCCAACGGCCTGACGTTGGCGGTGGAAGAACGTCCCTGGACACCTGGCGTCGCTTTGCAGTTGCTGCTTCCAGTGGGCGCGGTGAACGACCCCGAAGGCATGGAGGGCGCGGCCAACCTGCTGGAGGGCTGGCTATGGAAAGGGGCCGGTAGCCGGGATGCGCGGGCCCTGGCCGATGCTTTTGACGAGCTGGGGGTGCGCCGTGGCAGCAGCAGTGCCCTCGAGCACACCACCTTTGCGGCGCAATTTCTGGCCGACAAGCTGGAGGCGGTGCTCTCGCTCTTTGCCGACGTGCTGGTGCGGCCTCACCTACCCAGCGAGGCCCTCGAGGCGGTGCGGCAAATTGCCTTGCAGGAACTGGCCTCGCTGGAAGACCAGCCCCCCAAGAAGATGTTTGCCGCTCTGCGTCGGGCGGTATTTGCCAGCAACCACGGGCGTAACCCCAGCGGCAACAAAGCCCACCTGGAAACCATGTCTGCCGAGGCCCTGCGGGAAGATTTTGCCCGGCGCTATGCGCCCCAGGGTGCCATTGTGGCCCTGGTGGGCGGGATCAGTTTCGAGCAGGCCAAAGAAGCTATCCAGAACGCCTTTGGCGACTGGAGCGGGCCTGGGGTGGGTTATCCACCCATCGAGCTTACAACCCCAAGTGCCATTCACCTCGAGCAGGACACTGCCCAGGTGCAGATTGGCCTGATCTACCCCGACGTTACCATCGACCACCCCGAGTTTTATAGCGCCCGGCTGGCCTCGCAGGTGCTCTCCGGGGGTAGCAGCAGCCGCCTGTTTACCGAGGTGCGGGAAAAGCGCGGCCTGGTCTACTCGGTGTACGCCGCTCCCAACGGGGTTAAGGGCTACAGCTACCTGACCGCCTACGCCGGCACCACCCCCGAGCGGGCCAACGAGACCCTGCGGGTCATGCAGGCCGAGATCGCCCGGCTTTCGGAAGGCGTGCGGGAGGACGAGCTGGCCCGTACCAAGATAGGCCTGCGGGCCGCCCTGGTGATGCAGGATGAATCGTCGCGCTCGAGGGCCGCTAGCATCGCCCGCGACCTCTACATGCTGGGCCGGGTTCGCACCCTGGACGAGATCGAGGCCCAGATTGCAGCGGTAGATGTGGAGCGCATCAACCGCTACCTGGCTTCACACCCTTACCAGAACCCCTGGATCGCCACCCTGGGGCCGCGCAAGCTGGCAGGTGTGGAGTAAAGCCGGGGCGCTGCAAGGCAAAAAAGCCCTGTCTGTGCTTCCGTGTCACCTGGTTTGCGTGATGCCTGGCCCATCGAGCCTGATAAAAGCACACCTGAGGCGTTTAATTTCAGCATGTGATCCAGCAGTTTTGCTAGCCAGACGCCAATCGAGAAGACTTCACTGTGGAGCAGCCATGACCCTAACCCGACCGACCTTCAAACAAACCACCCTCGAGAACGGGCTCACCGTCATCGCCGAGATTAACCCCGAGGCCAAGAGCGTGGCCCTGGGCTACTTCTGCAAGACCGGCAGCCGCGACGAAACCCCCGAGATCTCGGGTGTTTCGCACTTTCTGGAACACATGCTGTTCAAAGGCACGGATAAGCGCGATAGCCTGGAGGTCAACCTCGAGTTCGACCAGATGGGGGCCCAGTACAACGCCTTTACTTCGGAGGAGAACACCGTCTACTACGGGGCCGTGCTCCCCGAGTTTGCCCCCAGGCTTTTGGAGTTGTGGACCGACCTGATGCGTCCGGCCCTGCGCCAGCAGGACTTCGACACCGAGAAAAAGGTGATTCTGGAGGAAATTGCCCTCTATGAGGACCGGCCCAACGTGATGCTTTTTGACTGGGGACGGGCGCGCTATTTTGCTGGGCACCCGCTGGGCAACAGCGTGCTGGGCACAACCCAATCGATATCGGCCCTGACCCGCGACCAGATGGCGGCCTACCAGGCCCAGCGGTATGCGTCCGGCAATCTGGTGCTGGTCCTGGCGGGCAAGGTGGACTGGGAACGCACCCTGGCGCAGGTTGCCGAGCTGACCGCATCCTGGGCCAGAGGCCAGGCCAATCGCGCCTACCCTGCGCTTAACCCTGCGGTGGGCGAACTGCGCGAACCCTACCCCAAGGCCACCCAGACCTACCTGGCGGTTTTTGCGCCGGGGGTCTCGGCCCAGGATCCACGCCGCTATGCGGCCCACATTCTGGCCAACATCCTGGGTGAGGAGGGCAACAGCCGCCTGCACTGGGCCCTTAGCGATAAAGGGCTGGTGGAGTCGGTGGGGGCCGGAATCGACGAGGCCGACCAGGCTGGGGTGTATTACATTTTTGCCCAGACCGACCCGGCCCACGAGGAAACGGTCAAGGCCGTGCTGCGCGAAGAACTCGAGCGCCTCGAGCGGGAGGGGGTGCGCCAGGAGGAGCTCGAGCGAGCCAAAAACAAGCTGGCCACTGCGCTGGTGTTTGCGGGCGAGACCCCCATGCAACGCCTGATGAGCGTGGGCATAAACTACATCTACAACCAGAGCTACGAACCCCTGAGCGAGGTGGCCCGCAAGGTCGAGGCTGTCACTTTAGCCGATGTAAACGGTCTTCTAGAGTCGCGGCCCTTCAGCCAGAGCTTTTTCTACAGCCTGGTGCCTGCCTGAGGGCGCTTGCTGCCCCGGGAGGCCAAGCGGAACCCAAGGCTGCCGGGGCATTTCTTGAGGAAATATAAACGCACTTCTTAAGACCCCGGCCCTATCATGCGGGGGTGAAGGTGTGGTTTTTGCTGATTGGTCTGGTGTGGGGTGGGGCCCTGGCCCAGAGCGCACTGGAGCTCGAGGTACTTCAGCGCACCAACCAGGTGCGCCTCGAGCGCGGCCTGCAATCCCTGCGGTGGGACGCGCTGGCTTACAAAGCTGCGCGGGAGCATGCCCAGGACATGTTGCGGCGCAACTTTTTCGCCCACCAGAACCCCGACGGCCTGGGGGCCGCCGAGCGGATGCGGGCCGCCGGGGTGCTCGAGGTGATGGTGGGCGAGAACCTGGCCAGCTTCGAGGGTTACCCGGATGCCCTAATCCCTCAGCGGGCGCTTTCTGGCTGGATGAACAGTCCCGGCCACCGGGCCAACCTGCTCAAGCCCGGGTTCACCCACCTGGGGGTGGCCCTGGTGCGCCAGGGGCCTCGGGTGGTGGTGGTACAGAACTTTATCGGGCGGCCCTTCGACCCTCAGGTGCGCCTGACCCCAGCCCCGACCGAGCGCACTGTGCTGGTGCTTTCGGGCACTGCTTCCGGCACGCTGGGGGTGTTTGTGGGCAACAACCTCTATGCCCGGCTCAATCCGCCCATCCAGGCCCGCCTCGAGCTGCCCCCCAAGGCCGAGGTGAGCTTTGCGCTTTTTGATGGCCAGACCTGGTGGGCTACCCGGAGCGGCCAGCGGGGTTTGCAGCTCGAGCAGACCCTCGAGCACAGCACCGTACCCGGCCAGCGGGTCAGCCTCAGCCTTCCAGCAGGCAACTTCACCCTGGCGGTGGGTTCGCAGCCGCGCTTCTGGCAAAACGTCTCAGGGCCGGTGCGCCTCGAGCTAACCCTCCCCAGCACGCTGGAGGTGCTGTGGCTGGGACTGCGCCAGGACAACAGCATCAGCTACAGCCACCGGATTCCCCTTCAACCTTAGGTGGGGGCCTGCTATCAAATGGCAGATTTTAGATTTATAATCCAAAAAGCATGAAACGCAACAAGGAGTTTGCCAACCGCCTCCATGCGCTATCACCCAAGTTTGCCTATGTGCCGCAGGAAGACCGCTTCCTGATGAACCCCGGCCCCCTCAAGTACCGCTTCAACGTGATTGGGGCGGGGGTGAATGGGCAGGAGCACATCAAAGTGACGCTGCTCGAGGGCAGTTGCACCATCCACGGCGTCTTTGACCCCAACCCCACCAGCGTGGAGGCCGCCCGGCGCATCAAGGCCCAGTTCAGCCAGGAGCCGCTGGTGGTCTACGAGAGCCTCGAGGCCGCCTGCCACGACCCCGCGGTGGACGGGCTGATCATCTGCACCCCCAACCACACCCACCTCGAGGTGCTCAAGGTGGCGGTGCAGTCGGGCAAGCACATCCTGCTGGAAAAGCCCATGGCCACCAACCTGCAAGATGCCTACGAAATCTGGCAGATGGCCCAGAACTACCCCAAGGTACTGCAAATTGGCCTGCAGTACCGCTTCAAGCCCATCTACGTGGAGGCCATTCACGAGGCCAAGGTGCGCCAGAGCCTGGGCGAGATCAAGACCCTGACCATCCTCGAGCACCGCGAGCCCTTCCTGGACAAAGTGAAGCAGTGGAACAAGTTTTCCCAGTACTCCGGCGGCACCCTGGTGGAGAAGTGCTGCCACTACTTCGACCTGTTCAACCTCTTCGCCGAGTCGCGCCCGGTGAGCGTATACGCCTCGGGCAGCCAGGCGGTGAACTTCCGCGACTTCGAGTACGGCGGCCTAAAGTCAGACATTCTGGACAACGCCTTTGTGATTGTGGAGTACCAAAACGGCATCCGGGCCAACTTCAACCTGTGCATGTTCGCACCCATGGTCTACGAGGAAATCGTCATCTGTGGCGACGAGGGCCGCCTCAAGGCCAGCGAGGGCGTCAACGGCCAGGCCTACTCCAAGTGGGAGAACTACCTCGAGGTCATCTGCCTGCCCGACCGCACCTCCCGCACCATGACCCCCAGCTACCCCGCCCTCATCGAGGAAAGCGGCCACAGCGGGGCCACCTACTACGAGCACCTGCGCTGGATCGAGGCCATGGACGGCTTACCCAGCAAGGCGGCCACCGCCGAAGAGGGCTTCTGGAGCGTGGTGGTGGGGGTAGCCGCCGAGGAGTCGGTGAAGCGGGGGGAAAAGGTGTGGGTGAAGGAGTTGCTCGAGGGGAGTGGGTTGGGGCATCTGAGTTGACGCTTTGGTTGATACCCAGCGCCATCAATTCACCTGGTTCGGCTCCTTTGCTACCACGGTGTCGTACAGCCCGTAGTGTGCCAGGCCTTTATGGCTATCTATGCCTGTATAGCGCAAAGAGGCGTCCTCGTAGCGACGGAAGGCAAAGATGGCCTGGTTCATCTGCTCGGTGTTAAACACCCTGAGGCTTACCAAAAGGTGGAAGTCTTCTATGGTCAATCCGGTAACGGTAAGAAATAGATCCGGCTCGAGTTTGGTGATTACATCCTGCAAAGTGTTCTCGCGGAAATCGGTCAGGTACATAAATGCCGGAATACGTGTAGCAAACTTGATAAGCTTTTCTTGAATCAGCTTGCGCTTGGACTTATATTCTTTCTCCTCATCGGAGAGAACTTTTTTCTCCTTTTCTGTAAGTCCGCTTTCCCTGGCTTTCGTCTTGAGCTGCTTGATCTTTTCGCCCTGGTTGATGACCGTCTCGATGATGTTATCGCCCAAGCTGCGCCAACCTTCGATGCGCTCCACCGCAGCGAGCGCTTCGGGGCTGTTCAATATACGCCGCAAGGTGTCGTTATCCACGTTGACCAAAAGCGCCGACTCCCATTTACGTGCCAGCAGCGTGGCCGAAGTGCCGGCAATTGCGATGTCGAGGATGCCGCCAGCATCAATCTGGGTCATGTTCGCGCCATCGTAGGCCAGCACCGGCAGGAAGGCGATAAGTTCGTTAACCGCCTTCTCGGGGTTGGGCTCGTGGGGCGAGAGGCCAACGGCATACTCCGAAAGCTGCCGCAAAGCGCGGGTAGGCGCGAAGTCGAAGACAAAGCAAACCGGCTTGAGGATAAGTTCCTTTCTGGGGTCGTCGCCATCAGGGTTTTTGATGACCCAAGGCGACTGCACCCGAAACGCCGCCTGGAAGTAGGTCTCCGGCGACTTGAGGTTACGCAGCATCAGAATGGACGACCACTGCGGCACCGTAACACCCGTGGTCAGCTTGCCACAGGTAAGGGTGATGGT
This window contains:
- the recG gene encoding ATP-dependent DNA helicase RecG — encoded protein: MGFGKINPATEEEHVTREELKARLIRPIARELADGAQDRVVAGGLEKLIQNLGQPFPEVGRVLAGYRQMDVEARKAQLKKALELLGDRVVQNPSQPTEPRQATPGSRSPVPEALSFDTPIEALNLGPGGKKKLAELGIRVVRDLLHYYPRRYEDRRTLQGVREVEDGAKATLVGKVLSRELVKTPKKGIQLVQVRFMDGWGWKFTGIWFNQPWVLKQMPEGASMVLSGRVQKRGGNVSLMVEYFEDEGGESLSTGRIVPVYPSREGIGQAFLRRAAWRALEAFQAIPDPLAHLPQSLLPLDKALRQVHFPDSEEKLEQALYRLKFDEFLLLELKVMLQSGGSALLGRMFRVSPEMVERFRSILPFKLTGAQERVLSEILADMQSERQMARLVQGDVGSGKTAVAAAALYVAAQNGAQGALMAPTEILAKQHFENLTRYLYPLGVSLDLLVGSMSASEKRSVQERLKSGQTQVVVGTHALIQDGVEFCDLGLAVIDEEHRFGVLQRRRLLGQRPDVLVMSATPIPRSLALTMYGDLEVSQIDELPPGRTPIKTKILTQKTRTQAYAFARQEIKKGHQVFVVTPMIEEGESEATAELAAATRLREELEVLLPEVRIDLLHGKMKVEEKDAVMERFKQGAFDLLVSTTVIEVGVDIPQATLMIIENAERFGLAQLHQLRGRVGRGGLESYCILIAGETSKRTMERLRVIEESTDGFYIAEQDLRLRGPGELRGLRQSGMPDLRLGDLASDQEIIEQSRALAKAILEADPYLDQPEHALLKRELQARAEAIGFREVI
- a CDS encoding biotin--[acetyl-CoA-carboxylase] ligase, which produces MSALLGHLHDHYQSGEALAKALGVSRTAVWKQIAELRKAGYPVETQRGQGYRLAPGSPTPAALEALRSGRFGAFYAYLGTVDSTQEVLKNWALDGAEEGAVVLAERQLKGRGRRGRAWASVPGKSLTFSLLLRPALPLSALPLLPLAAGLALRDACGVGGLKWPNDLLSPDGRKLAGVLLEAQVSGEEVAWVLLGIGLNVHRGAAPPGGADLEEFGPVSRVQVLARLLASLEARYAQLRNPQALLQDYRANSYTLGQRVRVATAQGVIEGQASDIAPDGALVVQSEGTTHHVGAGDVELVGFLGGSR
- a CDS encoding biotin transporter BioY, producing the protein MNPTQSLPYLPLSKSLFPARSWQRDLLLVLGGSFLLALLSQAVIPLQPVPITLQTLGVLLVGAALGSRLGFLAVVAYLLEGLVLPVFAGGATWFHPRIPFTAGYLLAFPLAAYLVGYLVERYGTDRSVLKTFGAMLLASLVIYAVGVTWLGFALSGAGRYTGVWGVLQAGMVPFLLGDFIKAAIAAALLPAAWRLVRR
- a CDS encoding DUF1800 domain-containing protein; the encoded protein is MARPLSFSNAIHLLRRAAARGRKEEAQQLAEMGLEAAVEFLLRDPAPAPSYRTAATRNERGQQHREISQLWLNHWLTTPTPAAERLVLFWHGHLTSEFRETMGAQGIDFWQQFATFRQLGYGPYGELLKAIAKNPVMLLYLNNAQSRKEHPNQNWARELLELYTVGPGHYTEQDILEAARAFTGWTVRLPGNQRPREASANLAFEYVFNRNWHDPGEKTFLGKRVKSGDEVLEILIAHPKTYEFVARKLLRFYLCPEPPEALVQQGARVFRAEGTRGFLRWLFTSEVFYSPEYRNALVKSPLEYLVGLWYAAGVEKVSFEERSGRALYLSLAAMGQVPFDPPSVAGWDGGMAWLAESPFLTRINLLASFAGREPRLDLEVFMDHADGALALVKPEAQLL
- a CDS encoding DUF1501 domain-containing protein; this translates as MNRREFIQKSLLTLALGQGAPSLLSKTALAAQSKDKILVVVNLFGGNDQLNTLVPYRNELYYRLRPNIAIKREEVLELGANGQRLGLHPELRPLMQMWNNGELALVPQVGYPNPNRSHFISTSIWHTADPSQRQETGWLGRWGDLQDDPFCDTFLGGATPQAQMGERRSAPAISSIDTFSIRLPRPFEEAFNKEALRLRSGTAEEVRQAMLSLRSALDKVGQLRQVKNQAQYPENAFGRSMADIARMIAGGLGSSVYYTTLGGWDTHAGQPPRQAELLGYVAQAMAAFRADLRAIGRDRDVMVMVFSEFGRQVAENASFGTDHGEGGLMLVMGGGIRGGLYGSEPDLENLELNALKYQTDFRNVYATALQWIAANPRQVLGGDFQALGLI